The Drosophila subobscura isolate 14011-0131.10 chromosome A, UCBerk_Dsub_1.0, whole genome shotgun sequence genome includes the window AGTTGGTTTGGAGGATACAATCATTTCGAATTGGTTTTTAGTCAAgaacaatttgaatttgtttacatttttggaTGAGTTTCGGGCTGAAGGCTTTTAGCGAGTACACAGATTAACAATAACTTATCACAAGACGGCATTGGGGCAGGTGGGTTATCATCTTCTTCGAAAGAAAggcaaacataaataaaggaacacaaaaaaacagaaagctACAAAAACCGAACTAAGAATTTTGCATAACTACGAatttacacatacaaatgGTGATGCGTGtctaaacaaacacaaacattgaCAGATAcacaagatacaagatacgTGAGAGTACAGATATACACAACAAGTCAAGTACGGGACGGATtagtggtggtggggggacAGATCACAGATACAcaagtcacacacacacaaatcggCTCGAACTGGCACTCGAACCTTACCTTCGACGTCGCGGATTTGCCGTCTGGCCGGGCAAATTGAAACATCCCCTGGGTATGACCATTCGAGCGTTCCCCTTGGCTGGACGCGAGCCGCCCACTGTCTGAAGCCCCGACAAATGTGCCGCATAGCCATCGCTCAGCACAATGGCATTCGATTGCAACTTCTTGCTCACCTAAGTAACGACAGAGGCATACAGTTAAGGACACTGAAGAATAAAGAGAGGGTGGAGCACTAACCTTGCCGACAATAAAAATCTGATCGGTACGCATGCCCACATTTGTGTAGACAGTAATatccttgctgctgccgtaGGCGGCCGTAATTGAGATTCCATGATTCTGCACCAAGTTATTGAGATAGGCGGTCTTGTGACCTAATGGATCGGTGGACAGCCCATCGGCGAATGAGATCAATCCATGGGGGAAATTGTGCTGGCTTAGCCACGAGACGACACGCTGTTGCTGCATGTCCGGCCGCCCGGTAATGTAGATGAGCAGATAGCCGAGCTCCTGCCAATGGCGGCAGACATCAACGGCACCGGCACGCACCTTGGGATCGCGACCCGTCACCGACATGGAGGCGGTAAAGGAGCCATCAATACTAAAGACAACGCACTCGGTGAGTGGCGGCACCACGGCCATGTAGCAGTCCACCGATGTGTGATCGCCACGCACGACCATCTTGACCGGATAAATGCCATAGCCGAGGGACAGCTGTTCGGGTATGCTGTAAGAGATGCGTCCATTTTTGTCCGTCATTTCGGTGGTGAGGAATGTCCACTCGCCCGCCGGTGGATCCTTCATAATATGCACATCCACCTTCTCGCCATGCAGCGTGATCATGTCCAGTGGTCCGTACATGAAGCGGGCATTCAAACGCTGCTCACGTCCCTCCTGGACAATCACATCGTTGGCCCGATGATTGGCGGCCACATTTTTCAGCTTCACCGATGTGCGCTTCTTGATCCACTTTTCGCGCGGCTGCCCTGGATGGAAGGAGGCCGCATCCTTGTCGTCGTTGGATCCCACAAATGGTATGCCCTCAAATTTGCCAATCTGTCGCAATATAAACGCAATCACATCGGGGCTCTCCCAGTAGCTGGCATGGAACAGATGCGGCAATGCGTGAGCGGGAAAATTGCTCAGACCTTCGGGGCAGTACAAAGCATAGTCCAAGCGCTTGGTGCCCCACCATTTGTTTTGAACTGCAGATAGAAGGAAAACCATTACGATTCGTCATACTctcctggctggctgtcttACGGGCATGAATTGTACTGAGTGAAACATTCTCAATTAGTCCTGAAATCGTGCTCTGCATGGAGGCATCCGAGAGGCGACGACCGGCAAGTATATTGTTGCCATCGTTAAAGTGCTGCGGATGTGATTGAATAACCTCCACTTCAAATATAAAACAGAGGGAGAAAGTGAGAGAAATATTCGTTTTAGTGTACTATTCTCGAGCATTCGCTTCTGCAGCTCTTCCTTGTGCAATAAATACTCACATAAATGTAATGGCTGTCCATTTCCCAGTGGATATTTGGCATAACGTGGAACATTGACCGGCGACAGTATGGAGAAGCGTGCACTAAGCAGCGGCTCCAGCCGCGAGGCAATCGGATCGGTTGGATGGAACAAATTGTAAACCTGGTGGCAGTTCGGACGCACCAACGCCGTCTTGGAATCATGTAACTTGCGTGCGGCCaagacaacggacagcggcgAGCCGAACATGAAAAAATCACTGACTTCAAAGTCCAGCTTGGCGGCACGCGAATCGCTGGACGAACTGGAGCGACGACGACGCGGCGATGGCGCCACTAGCAAACGCTTGGCATCCAGATCGGCCTCGATGAAACGCTCATCATCGTCCAGTCTAGAGTGTCGGCTATTTATCAGATgggcattgctgctgccaccgctggcagcaacagcgtCACCGCCCGAGTTTGAGGCCCCCGATCCAGCGGTGCCTGGCTGACTGCCATTGGCGCGGCACAAAGCCTCGTATGCCAACAGGGACCCCATGGAATCCCCGAGCATTACAATCTGACCGGAGAAGCCATGTCCCTCTTCCGATTTCAAAAACTCATGATATACAATattggctgctgccaccgtCTTATTGACGGTCTCATGGAACTCGGGCGAGGCCACGGCCAGCAGGGGTATGGCTCCAATGGGTACATCGGCTATGTTCGGTATATCCGCGGCCGACGGCGAAGCATCAAACGAGTATGGACTGAGGCTGGAGAGTATCCCCAAAGCATCGGTGCATATCGATGGACAGGGCACCATTTTGATCGTCACATGGGTTAGCAAACTTGGATAATGCTGCCGCATCACGGCCTCAAACGAGCCGCGGAACGTGGTAACATCGGATTTCTTCGCCGTAAGCTCACTGGCGGCATCCAGCACACTTCCGGCATGAACGACCAGCATCAGTATGGTGGTTGGACAAGATGGTGTGCTCGGCGATCCTGGCGGCGACGAATCATGGCTACGATCCACACTGGCCGAGGAGCGCAGCTGCCGCTTGTTGCCCCGCTCCGAGGCGACGCGCATTAGAAAGTCCTGATTGAAAATGCTATCCTCCTGTTTGCCACCAGCGCTGTGGCCGCGAACACCCACCACAGAGCCACCACTGGAGGGGCCACCATGGGGCGGTGGGCTGTCATCGCCTTcgcccagcagctccagaGAGCTCCATTTGGCCAGGGAATTGGTCTCATTGGTGTCTgtcaaaaaagtaaaactcgCGGTTATGCTTTCTGAATGCCCTGCATAAAAGGAAAGATGTACCTACCGATACAATCAAAGAACTCCTCATCAGAATTTGACTTGGAGTCCACTTCCAGTCGTTCCATGCGCCAGTTGGCCACCTAAGGATCATCCGTTACATATTCATTATTTAGGTACAATatccaaacaaatatttacaacgTTTCTGCgctacttttgcttttgattgcaGCCTAAGCATATAACGAAATATAAGTTaacaagtggcagcagcagagtgattATTTCACTCTACTTATTATCTCTACAAAAACGAAAGCTCTACGAAAGCCGGCGAGTAAGGCTAAAGCAActgcctggcagcagcaacatctggCGGAAATCGTCTGCGAGCCTCTATCCAAGTCTCGAGTCGAACATGTTACTATTCTCGAGCATTCTCTTTTGCACTATTCGCTTGTGCGTCTCGAGTCTAGCATTCATGTACCATGGCAtgcgttttcttttgcacatttcGGTTGATGTGTCAGGACTTTTGACCGCGGAGCACTGCCCTTTGACGCCAAGCCTAGACTTGAAAGCTGCGAGGCAActgctttttgcatttgaccTTTGCATAGAAGCTAATTCTACCGCTACAAGAGAGCAGGGAAGAGTTTTGGTTAACATTTGGTGGATAATCTTTAGGGGTTTTGCCTGAGTAAATGACTAGCGATTGAGGATTGGCGAAGGGATTAGAGGAGTGAGGATTTTGTTTTACTTGTTTACTTGGCGTCTAACAACGTCACTTACATGTCTGCGAGGCGCTGTCTTGGCATGCGGCTTTTTTGACTATTTTTTAAGGATAGTTTTAGGTGGGTTCATTTTGTGGTGGTTGTATTGTTGTTTTgataattttttgtgtgtttacgAGAGAGtgtgttgttgcagttgtttgATGTTGTCGGTCGGAACGTTGGTTGGAGGGTTGGAAATTATAGAGAATTATTTGCAGCACATTGAAAGGACaaagcgaaacagaaacagtcaCGCGTATCGGGTACAGAGACAGATAggaaacatacacacacagagagagagatagagagagacaacaaaataGAACATTTGTATACATACAAGGATACTAGATGGAAACTGAACGTTCGAATCTAATTGGAAATTCATATGGAATGATCTGCCAAATGTTCCCAACgatttgcaaacattttcggttaattttcttattaaaagaaacattaattttagtatggcattgtttttgcttgaaattgaattgaaattcattgaatttcCATCGGTATAGTCGGAATCGAAAAATCAACACCAAGAGACAGCAAACGGTGGGCGAAACCAAAGGTGGGGGATTCGTGCGCCATCGTCTCTCACCTGCAGATCAAAACTGTGCGCCGAGCCCACGGGAGAGTGTAGAGCACCCTTTGAGCCAAATTTTCCCTTGTTGGCCATCTGTATGCTCTGCGATCGGGAACGCTCTTTGGCGGTGCCCTGTGCGGTGCTGACCAGATCAACGCCAGTGCCAATAGCATcattctcatcctcatcgtcatctTCCTCCTCgccctcctcctcgtcggagCTGACCTCGGCACTGGGCGGCTGTTGGGTGACAATTGGCGGTATGGCCGGTGCTGATTTCTTTCGTTCGCTGCCACCCGTTGATGCGACAGCAGTGGCCGCCGTGCTTGTGTATGCTTCGGAGGTGCTATCTGAAAAtgacagagacagatagacataGAAAGTGTGAGTGAAAGAAGACAGgtagagagaaaaagagactAACCATCGCTGCACTCTTCACCGCCGCCCATTTTCTTGGCCAGTGCCAGCTGTGTCTGACGCTCCAGCTCGCGTATATCCTCGATGGTAAGGCCAAACCATTCATCTTGCCAGGCCCAGGCCTGACGATGTGCCCGCAGCATCATTTTGCGCAGTGCCACATCGTGTATGAATTTCTCCAGCTTCGTTTGCATGCCCCAATATCGAAATTCAACGCGACATATCTTATAGGCCGTCATCAGGGACATGTTACGGGGTGTTGGCTGCTTTTTGCCTTTAACCTCGCGCCAATACTCGTCCAGCCAGTCGTCGGCTAACGGGCCACGACCCGTCTTGTCTGATATAAATTGCTTGGGATCCTCTTCCTTCACATAATCGCCGCCCCATAGCTGATCCTTAACAATATCAATTACATCTGCAAACAAACATAAGAAATAAATACactattttatatatatttgccTTGACTGACCGACAATACGATTTCGTAGATCGCTGCCCGACAGCTGAAAGACATTCTCCTGATAGCCATTGTCTGGGAAATAGTAGGTCTCAATGTCCAGCGAGAATTTCTCTACAAATGGGCAGGTGTAGCGTGTCCTTGTGTATGGATACGCATTCCATGCCTCCTCCTCAACGGTCAGAGCACTCTTTGGCAAGAGGCCTAAgaacgaaattaaaattaataatcatTTAAGGAGTACTACGTGCAGGTTGTTGCACTTACTCTTGATCCAGCCTGGCAAATGATTACCCACATGATATATCTTTTTCGTATATTGGCCGTTGCCGCCGGGACCATCCTTATAGGGTTCATTGATGATTATTTCAACGCCGCTGCCCTCGCCATGGCTCTCCTCGCgactctttttctgttttgtttgtgtgtttgttggagGAATAAATTAGAGAATTATTATCATGGAACACTCGAAAATATTCCATGCAGTGCATTTTCGAAGTAAATGTGATTCCACACGATGTTTctcaaatgtaaatgtaattcTCATGCAAAATAGATAAAagtctacaaatattttccaaaggGAAGGAAAAATTTCGAATTTCTCGAACGAATAGGGAATAGGGTCCATCAGGAATCTCTCTGTCgtaaacatttcaaattaaaagaaagcggaaaaatgcgctgctgctgcgcggctgctgcactgccctcacgtacacgcgtactacagtgattcgtaccaataccaatgttccgttttgcgtgcgtcttcacacacaaacgcaaaaacgtcTCGTtgattgtatgggtgccgagccctgctctaAACTGATAACTCTTCCTTGGCCCTACAATTGGTTCTATCGAATAGATACATATCCAAGGTCACAGAATCGCCTGAGAATCACCTGTTGGAGTTTGCTTCAAAAGATCTTGAAGAAGTTCTAGCACACGAATATTAGTTGCTTCATCCATTGCGATGAATTACATATGTTTTGATTTCCAGGAAAGATCTGTTATCCATTACTCCCATTGCGCTCAAACTGAGATTAACTCTTTCCCTCCCTCCGTTGTGGCCAGGCACTTGATTCCACTTACCGCTATCATGTACAGCTGGGCAATCCGATACTCCTCCACGGTGAGGGGCAGCGGTATACGGTACTCCTTAATCAACATAatgctttctgtgtgtgtgtcttcttTTTggagatttttttttgtttgttcactTAAATGGTTGATGGATCGGATCCCTCCTCCTGCTTATCGTTCCCGTTCTTTCCAGTTGCCTATTGTCTTTGGTATCACGCTCGCCCTTTACCTAACTcgctcgctcttctctttcgcTTAGGCAATCATCGATTGTAGCGGTACATGACTGGGGGCGACGCTGGCGCACGTCGCAGTGCCAGAAGAgagaacatacatacatacatacatatgtacataaatacgtCTATGACCTGCAAACAGAGGTTgaaaagaaaggaaggaaTGAGAATAAGCAAGGTTGGCCAGGGAGAGGTTTGGGGTCTGGCTTGGCTGGCCATTGTTGATATGGCTTCTTCCCTTCCTCCTCGCCGTCTCTTCCCGCATACGgtttgaaaatgtaaattgccattcaatttattgatttcaagACGAAATGGACGGGGACGGGACGGGGACGGTGACGGGACGGGGACATATGAACCAAACAGGCAGGCACTCCAGATAATCGGATATGCTCTTTGGGATCGGCATGCGGGTAGCGGAGCGGAGGCAaagagcaacggcaacgacactAGTGTGTGTCCGATAAGGTCAGCAACGACCGACCGTCCGTCTCACATTTCTCTACACTGTAGAGtctacaacaacaagaacatataaaacaacaaatttagaTTATCGTGCacacttgtttttgttttagtcaCCTTGAaccattttctttctttttttgctaatTGGATTTATTGTTGACTGCTGACAAAGAGGAATACCAAGATATCggtaaatgtacatacatgggTCGTGTGGTGGTCACCTTCTGACGCATTCCGAATCGCATTTTGACCTATCGGAAAGTGACAGAAGGTGTGGTTTGACAGCGGCCGCAAACCaccatacacataaatatgtacaaatgtatgtacatatgtgtaatgCTTGTGTGAGTGGGAATGTGAAGAGTgcgatatacatacatatgtacatatttatatatttgtagtGTCATTTTAGTGGGGagaacaaacatacatacatatgtacatacatacatatggaaattattgaaatattcattttgtttatagGACTCTAACCCATCAAGCACCCACCCCTCTTCACAGCGTTGGCCACCGCTTAAATCTTATCTCCCAATTATATTAGCAAGCTGAGCATTGAAATGGCACTCGGCTACTAATTGGAGGATGATAAAATTGATGAAAATTACATTCTACTGCCCTCCGCCACAAGTGgtgcagagagggagagagcaggagagccacagaattgcagcagcattcaATCAATAATTATTGGGTGCACACAGAGGAggaagaagaaagagaagcacaaaaaacagcagcaggcttGGCAAGGGGCAGAAAGGTGTGCAGCGTGGAGGGGTTTAAGTGAGAGTGGAATGGCAGTACATGTCATGACAGTTACATGGACAGCCAACCACCcatcacatacacacacacacactcataatTGTGCATTTAAGCTACAGTCGGCAGCAtaattacatatacatatgtatattgtcgACTACCATGGGCCGAAATCTACTAAATTGTGGAATGACAAACGTCAGTGTCTGGTAAGATATAATCAAAGATACAACCAAACGAGATAAGgaaagtacatatgtaaaatcaTCATGAGTTTGGGCTTTCAAATGATAAACTGTATACGTGCAATTTCAAAGACGTCAGAaatttataatatataataattataaatgaaagCCTCGTCACACAAACTGAAATAACCTATACATTTTCTCGGACTGACAGTTATTTAACCGTTTACCGATCGTAAAGTGTGCAATTGAAACCATGACTGGGTCCCACTGTGCACGAATACACATGCAAGCACGTACGCCAATAAAAAGATCGTGCAAAGTGCACATGGCTGTCAATGCGGTGGCTTGTGTGTTGTTTATGATTGTATTTTGTCAGTTTCCATTTTATGATGTGACCAAAGGGTACAGTGCCAAAACCGTAATGTGCGGTGGGGTAAGGGCGGAGGTAACACTGTGTTGGCatggtatattttattccGGCGACGCAGCGGCTGCAATTGCAGCAGAGCGCCAGCTGCctttaaaaaggaaaagaaagaaattaatttgcgctATTTCAAAGAAGGCTAAGCAACGACAATGCcgaacagctgctgcttttgcttttctttaatGGATAAATTGCTATGGtaattgacaacaacaaaaactgcctcatgcgagagagtgagcgagagagagagagagatatgggGGAGATGCAGAGAGCACGAGTACGGTAAGCGCATTCAAGCAGAGACAAGTAAATGCGAGAGATGAAAAAGCCCACACCCGGAAGTGCCAGGGGGAAAGTAATAGTAACGAGTAGTTAGCGAACAGTACAAAGGTCTGAAATAAACTAAATTTAGCTTAAGGTAAAAGGTTAAACACAATTAAACCTGTAACATCTCATCAATTTAGTCAGATTACAGGGTTGACCTACATATTCTATATTTGACTTAAAAGAAGCCAAACCAGCAGCCCTGAAAGGGGCacacaggcacgcacacaaatacacaaaggTCGCTAGTTCACTCTTTCTTggtctcgctcttgctctttttccccctctctctcactctctctgcaaCTGCCTCTCTGAGCACACCTGTGGCACGctttatgtttattaattatttataaatataacaaggcagcaaaagcagcaacaacgtaaaacaagaaaataagaaGCAACAAGCCAAAGACGCTGCAAGCACATCCATTGTCTgcgtgtacatacatatgtacatatgtatgtacatatgtacatgcatgagtactcgtgtgtttgtgtgtgtttgacacATCATATCTAGCCATATGGCCGGACAAACAGTTACAACAGGACCGAGAACGCATTAAAAATCACTTGCAAGAGCATTTCAAACTTACACCAGcggccacaaacaacaacaaaaaattgtttgtttgcagctCAAAGGAATGGAAAGTCTTATCAGCCACTAGCTGCAGCTTTTTGAGGGATGGAGGGCGGGACCTTGAGACCTGGGCCACAGCCAACAACGCAGCTTACGCATTTACGCACTGCTTACACTCGCTCACGCtcgtgtacacacacacacatacatacacaaaatacacactgGCAGGTACAGGAACAGTAGCTCGCTTCGCTACACACAGATGCACGGATAACTGCTGCTGTTATCCTTAGCAATTTTTTGCtaatttcaacaatttccacgattaaaaacacaataaacaatGCCGGAAACTCACATTTTTATCATTCACAGAGAGGCATCTGCACagcaaccaaacaaaaataaaaacacaacaaaaacgtgAATAGAGTAAATATGTAGCTGCCTAGGCTCTATTTTCTTATAAACACAAAACTTTATCTACGAATTTTTTCTGAACACTTCTCCAGGCCAACACAgaagaacattttttttgtgctagCTTTTCTTCTTAGGCTGCTTGCCTTATTTTTTGCAATCAAAAACGtacacaccaaaaaaagaaacggagCTTGCGCTGGCTGCCGCCGCGTTCGGTGCGGAGAAGGGGATATATTGCAGCATTGATATATCGATAAATAGACATATGATTTTTTTGCCGTTGATAATATTAGGTGATATTGGCTATCAATATGGATATTCTATTTGATATATACACGCAACTAATTTTCTGAAGGTTGAAAGCGCCAACCAACTGCTTTCTGCTTGGGGCCGCGGCCGAGAGCACACTGAACGAAGCAGCAAGCAGGGCAgacagagccagccagcccctgCTGAAAAGCAATGGAGAGTCACAGCACGGCACGCATGGGGTGATTCCAAGAAACGTTtgcttatgtatgtatgtgaaaTGAATTAAATGTATTCAGCCAAgaatgaacatacatacatatgtacatacatataagaaTACAACAAGTTTATGGAATTAAAAGACAACATTTCAAATGCTGTTTAAAAACAATGCAGCCCAGCCCTTGTGCTATCGATATGAGGCTATTcgatatattaaaaaaaaaatgtacgaaTAGTTTGAAAGTCTCTTATAATATTGGCCATGCCACGGCGAACGGAACCCAGAACACCCCAGTTGGCAAGTTGGTCAGTTGTGCGCATCAAAAGCGCGCGAGAAAGCGGCATAGAAAATTGTTCATTCTCCTCTCTTCTCACACGCAGCCGGGTGACGAGACCGAGACGCTGTGTTCGCGTAGGTGACGCAGTTGCCTCCAAGGGGTTGTAAATTGGATTTATGCATATCGGCCAAtgaataatatatgtatgtacacatgcaaaTATAATTTCCCTAAGAAATTGTAGTGAACCTGCTACAAACTGCTCAGTGCGCGTTGGGTTGGGTGATTGGGTATCCGTTCCACCGCAATCACTCTCCCAGTGGAAGGCAGGAACGAGAGGAGGCGAGATGGCTGCAAGCTGCTCTTTGGTAAAAGCATTCTAACACCAAGGTAAGGCCAGTATCTCCTTCTCTATCTACTCATCTCGTAGTCCCTTGCACCTTCCTTACCCTGAGATTAGATTAAGGTacaggcatacatacatacatatgtagattgACAGACGTTGACAGATACATATAGAGAGCGGAAGGCTGAGATCCGTTAGTCCAGCAGCACTGACGTAAAGGGCTTCCAGGTGTAT containing:
- the LOC117903215 gene encoding protein retinal degeneration B isoform X3 — its product is MLIKEYRIPLPLTVEEYRIAQLYMIAKKSREESHGEGSGVEIIINEPYKDGPGGNGQYTKKIYHVGNHLPGWIKSLLPKSALTVEEEAWNAYPYTRTRYTCPFVEKFSLDIETYYFPDNGYQENVFQLSGSDLRNRIVDVIDIVKDQLWGGDYVKEEDPKQFISDKTGRGPLADDWLDEYWREVKGKKQPTPRNMSLMTAYKICRVEFRYWGMQTKLEKFIHDVALRKMMLRAHRQAWAWQDEWFGLTIEDIRELERQTQLALAKKMGGGEECSDDSTSEAYTSTAATAVASTGGSERKKSAPAIPPIVTQQPPSAEVSSDEEEGEEEDDDEDENDAIGTGVDLVSTAQGTAKERSRSQSIQMANKGKFGSKGALHSPVGSAHSFDLQSKKPHAKTAPRRHVANWRMERLEVDSKSNSDEEFFDCIDTNETNSLAKWSSLELLGEGDDSPPPHGGPSSGGSVVGVRGHSAGGKQEDSIFNQDFLMRVASERGNKRQLRSSASVDRSHDSSPPGSPSTPSCPTTILMLVVHAGSVLDAASELTAKKSDVTTFRGSFEAVMRQHYPSLLTHVTIKMVPCPSICTDALGILSSLSPYSFDASPSAADIPNIADVPIGAIPLLAVASPEFHETVNKTVAAANIVYHEFLKSEEGHGFSGQIVMLGDSMGSLLAYEALCRANGSQPGTAGSGASNSGGDAVAASGGSSNAHLINSRHSRLDDDERFIEADLDAKRLLVAPSPRRRRSSSSSDSRAAKLDFEVSDFFMFGSPLSVVLAARKLHDSKTALVRPNCHQVYNLFHPTDPIASRLEPLLSARFSILSPVNVPRYAKYPLGNGQPLHLLEVIQSHPQHFNDGNNILAGRRLSDASMQSTISGLIENVSLSTIHALQNKWWGTKRLDYALYCPEGLSNFPAHALPHLFHASYWESPDVIAFILRQIGKFEGIPFVGSNDDKDAASFHPGQPREKWIKKRTSVKLKNVAANHRANDVIVQEGREQRLNARFMYGPLDMITLHGEKVDVHIMKDPPAGEWTFLTTEMTDKNGRISYSIPEQLSLGYGIYPVKMVVRGDHTSVDCYMAVVPPLTECVVFSIDGSFTASMSVTGRDPKVRAGAVDVCRHWQELGYLLIYITGRPDMQQQRVVSWLSQHNFPHGLISFADGLSTDPLGHKTAYLNNLVQNHGISITAAYGSSKDITVYTNVGMRTDQIFIVGKVSKKLQSNAIVLSDGYAAHLSGLQTVGGSRPAKGNARMVIPRGCFNLPGQTANPRRRSFILMLILCLICEPNKKIRYEDLCQNATKQK
- the LOC117903215 gene encoding protein retinal degeneration B isoform X2; translated protein: MLIKEYRIPLPLTVEEYRIAQLYMIAKKSREESHGEGSGVEIIINEPYKDGPGGNGQYTKKIYHVGNHLPGWIKSLLPKSALTVEEEAWNAYPYTRTRYTCPFVEKFSLDIETYYFPDNGYQENVFQLSGSDLRNRIVDVIDIVKDQLWGGDYVKEEDPKQFISDKTGRGPLADDWLDEYWREVKGKKQPTPRNMSLMTAYKICRVEFRYWGMQTKLEKFIHDVALRKMMLRAHRQAWAWQDEWFGLTIEDIRELERQTQLALAKKMGGGEECSDDSTSEAYTSTAATAVASTGGSERKKSAPAIPPIVTQQPPSAEVSSDEEEGEEEDDDEDENDAIGTGVDLVSTAQGTAKERSRSQSIQMANKGKFGSKGALHSPVGSAHSFDLQVANWRMERLEVDSKSNSDEEFFDCIDTNETNSLAKWSSLELLGEGDDSPPPHGGPSSGGSVVGVRGHSAGGKQEDSIFNQDFLMRVASERGNKRQLRSSASVDRSHDSSPPGSPSTPSCPTTILMLVVHAGSVLDAASELTAKKSDVTTFRGSFEAVMRQHYPSLLTHVTIKMVPCPSICTDALGILSSLSPYSFDASPSAADIPNIADVPIGAIPLLAVASPEFHETVNKTVAAANIVYHEFLKSEEGHGFSGQIVMLGDSMGSLLAYEALCRANGSQPGTAGSGASNSGGDAVAASGGSSNAHLINSRHSRLDDDERFIEADLDAKRLLVAPSPRRRRSSSSSDSRAAKLDFEVSDFFMFGSPLSVVLAARKLHDSKTALVRPNCHQVYNLFHPTDPIASRLEPLLSARFSILSPVNVPRYAKYPLGNGQPLHLLEVIQSHPQHFNDGNNILAGRRLSDASMQSTISGLIENVSLSTIHALQNKWWGTKRLDYALYCPEGLSNFPAHALPHLFHASYWESPDVIAFILRQIGKFEGIPFVGSNDDKDAASFHPGQPREKWIKKRTSVKLKNVAANHRANDVIVQEGREQRLNARFMYGPLDMITLHGEKVDVHIMKDPPAGEWTFLTTEMTDKNGRISYSIPEQLSLGYGIYPVKMVVRGDHTSVDCYMAVVPPLTECVVFSIDGSFTASMSVTGRDPKVRAGAVDVCRHWQELGYLLIYITGRPDMQQQRVVSWLSQHNFPHGLISFADGLSTDPLGHKTAYLNNLVQNHGISITAAYGSSKDITVYTNVGMRTDQIFIVGKVSKKLQSNAIVLSDGYAAHLSGLQTVGGSRPAKGNARMVIPRGCFNLPGQTANPRRRSNAFELQLATNNNNHNHNTGNGNHHYQHQNSNSHSHSHSLGQLNEDTAFVVD
- the LOC117903215 gene encoding protein retinal degeneration B isoform X1, with translation MLIKEYRIPLPLTVEEYRIAQLYMIAKKSREESHGEGSGVEIIINEPYKDGPGGNGQYTKKIYHVGNHLPGWIKSLLPKSALTVEEEAWNAYPYTRTRYTCPFVEKFSLDIETYYFPDNGYQENVFQLSGSDLRNRIVDVIDIVKDQLWGGDYVKEEDPKQFISDKTGRGPLADDWLDEYWREVKGKKQPTPRNMSLMTAYKICRVEFRYWGMQTKLEKFIHDVALRKMMLRAHRQAWAWQDEWFGLTIEDIRELERQTQLALAKKMGGGEECSDDSTSEAYTSTAATAVASTGGSERKKSAPAIPPIVTQQPPSAEVSSDEEEGEEEDDDEDENDAIGTGVDLVSTAQGTAKERSRSQSIQMANKGKFGSKGALHSPVGSAHSFDLQSKKPHAKTAPRRHVANWRMERLEVDSKSNSDEEFFDCIDTNETNSLAKWSSLELLGEGDDSPPPHGGPSSGGSVVGVRGHSAGGKQEDSIFNQDFLMRVASERGNKRQLRSSASVDRSHDSSPPGSPSTPSCPTTILMLVVHAGSVLDAASELTAKKSDVTTFRGSFEAVMRQHYPSLLTHVTIKMVPCPSICTDALGILSSLSPYSFDASPSAADIPNIADVPIGAIPLLAVASPEFHETVNKTVAAANIVYHEFLKSEEGHGFSGQIVMLGDSMGSLLAYEALCRANGSQPGTAGSGASNSGGDAVAASGGSSNAHLINSRHSRLDDDERFIEADLDAKRLLVAPSPRRRRSSSSSDSRAAKLDFEVSDFFMFGSPLSVVLAARKLHDSKTALVRPNCHQVYNLFHPTDPIASRLEPLLSARFSILSPVNVPRYAKYPLGNGQPLHLLEVIQSHPQHFNDGNNILAGRRLSDASMQSTISGLIENVSLSTIHALQNKWWGTKRLDYALYCPEGLSNFPAHALPHLFHASYWESPDVIAFILRQIGKFEGIPFVGSNDDKDAASFHPGQPREKWIKKRTSVKLKNVAANHRANDVIVQEGREQRLNARFMYGPLDMITLHGEKVDVHIMKDPPAGEWTFLTTEMTDKNGRISYSIPEQLSLGYGIYPVKMVVRGDHTSVDCYMAVVPPLTECVVFSIDGSFTASMSVTGRDPKVRAGAVDVCRHWQELGYLLIYITGRPDMQQQRVVSWLSQHNFPHGLISFADGLSTDPLGHKTAYLNNLVQNHGISITAAYGSSKDITVYTNVGMRTDQIFIVGKVSKKLQSNAIVLSDGYAAHLSGLQTVGGSRPAKGNARMVIPRGCFNLPGQTANPRRRSNAFELQLATNNNNHNHNTGNGNHHYQHQNSNSHSHSHSLGQLNEDTAFVVD